The Campylobacter armoricus sequence TTAACGATGCTTTATATCCTCCAAATGAACCCTCAGAACTCATCATTTCTTTCATTGTATTTTTTAATATTCCAAAAGTTCCACTTTCTTCTTTATATTGTGAATATATAGTTTTAGGACTTAAACCAAATTTTTTTAAAAAATCTTTATCTCCTTGAATTTCAAGATTGCTTCCTGATGTTCCTTTGATTTTAAATTGTATTTGTTCTTCTGATCCTTGTTTAACTATTTCAAAACTAGCTTCTAGACCTTCTAATCCAAAACTATTTATATGATCAACTAAACTTTGAGCTCTTTCGGTAGCATTATTACCTGTTATTTTAAAATCATCGCCATTTTTTGTTTTACTTAAATCTATTGTTTCATCATTATATATAATTTTGAAATTTTTATCCTTAAAATCAATATCTTCATCTAATTTAACTTTATCTCCAACTAAATCAATATCTTCAAATCCATTGTGTCCTACGAAAAATTTTTCAGCCATTTCAGGATCTTCATTAAATTTGGTATTAAATTTAGAAGAATCAAAAGTTAGCGTTCCATCTGATAAAGTTAAACCATAATCAGCTAAAGATAAACTAACTTTAGAAGAAACTTTAGTGCCTTCAGAGCTTTCGCTATCACCTACTGTTATTGTTCCATCTACGGTAATAGTTTTAAGTAAAATATTATTGATTTCTGATTTTATATTGTAAATCGAACTTACACCTACAAAATTCCCTTTTGTTCCTGCATCAGGATCATATTTTGTAGCTGCAGTGATATTTAGCATCAAATCATTGTAAGATTTTGCTAAATTTTCTAAAGATTGTGATAATGCTTCGGTATCTTGAGTAACATTAAAACTAATTTCACCCTTTTGCTTAAGTTCTAAAGTAATATCAGGACCAATATCTGTGATAGTATTAGTTGGCCTAGTCATTTTAACACCATCTACACTAAAGATAGCGTCCATACCCTTTTGTATATGATTTTCATTACCAGCTTTTACATTATAGCCTTGTGGAGTATTAGTATCTAAAGTGATTCCAAATTTTTCACTTAATAAATTTGTAGCTTTGTTATCTCTAGCGTAATTTGCTTTATCAACATTACCATCTTCATCTACAGCATAACCTCCATCAAAAATACCAAGCTCAGCTCCATTGGTTGTTTTGAAAGTTGCTCCTGTATCTGTTAGTTCTAAATTAACTTTACCATTGGTTTTTTTGCTAATTTGTTCAGCTAGGCTATCATAAGTAGTATTTTCATCAATATCTATGGTATATCTATCATAAGTATCACCATTTTTAACTACAAAAGTCAAGGAGGTTTTGCCATCTCCTGAATTTAATAATTTATCACTTCCATTTGGCTTGGATGAAAGCGTTCCTTTGATTTGAGTTTTATCATTATTTCCATTTTCTCTAAAACCATACAAACCACCTGCACTAATGCTGTTTTTATCAAGCTCCCAGCCCATACCTTTTAAGAGGTCTTCATCACCTGAAAAAGAAATATTATTTTTGGTTCCTGTTTCAGCACTTTGCACCACTAAGCGATACGGATTTTCTTTATCTCCTGTATTGACTATTTTAGCTTCTACTTTTCCACCTGTAGCAGCATTTATTTTTTCTGCAAGTTGTGTTACAGTAGTGCTTTTATCTATATCTATTTTATAATCTTTACCATCTTGAGTAATAGTAAAAGAAGCTTTACCATCTTGTCCTTCTATACCTAAACTACCCATAACAGTAGCGGTTTTATCTTTAAAACCATTGCTTTGATATACATCTTTTTGGGCAAGTTGATCTACTACAACTTTCATGTTTTTAAGATTAGATAAAGAACCTACGGTTAAGCTTGCTGCTGCACTATCTCCACTTACACTAGGAGAAACTTTTTTTTGATTAAATTGTGAAGCATCACCAAGGCTATTTACAGCAGTTTGGAAAGCTAAAAGCTTAGCCTCAAGCTCTGCTAAGTCTTTTTGTCTTGAAGTATTAGTTTCAAGTTGCGAGTTATAAAGCTTCAAATGAGCATTCATTTCTGCTTCTTTGAGTTTGTTTAATGTATCACTTGTTAAAACACCTGAACCTATTCCTAAACTACCTAAACTACCTATTGCCATGATTAACTCTCCTTATCGAAAATAGTCCCAATTACACCTTTAAAATGTTCTATTAGCTTCATGACTTCCTCACTAGGAATTTTTCGTATGAGCTTACCTGTATCTTTTTCAGTTACATTAACATACATTGCATTTATTTTATCATTATATGCAAAGCGAACATTTGTTTCTAGTGTTTCCATTTGATGATTAAGTTTTTCTGTTGCGTTTTTTAGTTTTTCATTTAAATTCTCATCTTGATTGTTTAAATTTACTTGTTTTGTGTTTTCAAGAGAAGCTCTCTCAATATTTTTAGTATTGTTAAAATGAGTTAAGCTTTTGTTATCTCTTTGAATATTACTTATGTCCATTTTAAACTCCTTTTTAAAAGACTTTAAAACACATTATCGACACATTTTAAAAAAACTTAATAACTAAAATAAAAAACTATAATTTTATAAGCAAAAAGTGTTCTCAAAAAAGTTTGAAGTTAAAAAATTTCAAACTTTTTGAAAAAATCTTTATCATTTGGAAGTAATTTTTTTGAGATAAGCTTATCTATAATATTCTTAGAGCAGTTTGTCATTAAAGGCCAATCTTTGTGATAATCCTCTAGCAAACCTTTATTGGTAGCATCTATACAAACACAATCTTTTTTTATAAAAATATCTCTTTTTGCATCAATATTATTTACCACACGCCAAATTAGCATATAAGGATTTTCTAAGATAGCATCTTGATTTAAGAAAACTAAAATTCTAAAATGTTTTTTGTGGATTTGTAGTTTTTCAAAAACATACGAAATTTTTTCCTTTTTATCAATTAAAATCACACAAATTGGTGCAAAAGTTTGAGTATAAAATTGCTTTAAATTTAAAATATTTTCTTCTTTTTCTTTTAAAAGCTGAAGCAATGATTCATCATTTAAAATTTCAAGCTCGACTTTTTTTTCATTTCCACATGCGTCAAGCCCTGCTTTACCACCATAACAATAAGTACTTGATGCATGATCAAGTTGATCACAAATCCCTTCACTAATTAGTAGCTTTTCTTCATCAAAACGATTTAGTATATAAGGTATAAGCTCATCATAGTTTTTCAAGCAAGGTGCATTTTCATCAACAAAAATAGCATGTTTAACAAAACTCATTTGCCCTACTCCCCAAAAAGTATGCATTATTTGTTTTGCATGTGCTGGATATTTTGTTTCTATCTTTGCTAAGATTAAATTATGAAAAACCCCATTTTCTGGCATATTATAATCAAGTAAATCAGGGGCACTTGTTTGAAGTAATGGTAAAAAAATTCTTTCAGTGCCAAGTCCCATATACTTATCTTCTAAAGGTGGTTTTCCCACGACTGTGGCTTGATAAATAGCATCTTTTTTTGCAAAGATTTTTTCTATCCTTAAGACAGGACAAAGTTCAACTGGTGTATAAAAACCTGTATGATCTCCAAATGGACCCTCTGGTGCAAATTCATTTGGATCTACAAAACCTTCTATAACAAAATCACTATTATAAGGCACATATAAATCATTACTTTTACATTTTGCTAAAATGGCAGGTTTTTTCTTTATAAAACCATAAAGTAAAAGCTCAAAAATTCCTTTTGGTAAAGGTGCTTGAGCACACCAAATATACAAAGGTTCACCACCTATAGCTATACTTACTGGCATTTTTTGATTTAATTTTTTATACTCGTGGAAAAAATGACTTGCATCTTTATGAATTTGCCAATGCATAAGCAAAGTTTTCTCATCAACTACTTGCAAACGATACATTCCAAGGTTATTTTGCTTTCCATCGAAGCTTTGAGTATAAACTTGCCCCATGGTTATAAAAGGTGCAACATCTTTTTCCCATGTTTTTAAAATAGGTATGTCATATAAAGAATTTAAACTTTTATAGGTAAATTCTCCATCTTTTCTAATTCTTTTTGGCGGTATATTTTTAAATCCAATTAAGGTTTTAAAAAAATCAAGCTTAGCACTAAAGCTTTGCGGAATATGCATCTTAAGTAAAGAACTTATTTCTTTAGCTACTTCTTCATAATGCTTTCCAAAAGCTAAATTTAAAGCTTTTTCATTACAAAAAGTGTTTAAAAGCACAGGGTAATCGTATTTTTTGCCATTTTTTACCGCATTAGTAAAAAGCAAGGCTTTAGAATTTTCTTTTTTTACTTCTATATAAGCTAAATGAGCCATTTCAAGATTAATATCAACTGGCTCATCAATAACTTTTAGTAAATTGTTTTCTTTTAAAATATTGATAAATTTTTGCATTTATATCATACTTTCTGCTTCTTTTAAAATTTCTTTTGCACCTTTTTTTATCATTTCTTTAGCTAAAAACTCACCCGCATTTGTATAATCTTGCTTATCAATCACTCTTTTTTCTTTTAAAATTTTACTTGCATTAGGTAAGCCTACTATAGCACGAATTTCTATTTTTTCATCAATGATTTTTGCATTGATACCTATAGGTACTTGGCAACCACCTTCTAGGGTTTTTATAAAATCTCTTTCTATATGAGTTTCTATAAAGGCATTTTCATCATTTAAACATTCTAAATATGTTAAAATTTGTTTATCATCAATACTTTCTATACCTAAAGCCCCTTGAGAAGCTGCAGGTATCATTTCATCAAGTTCAAAAGTCCTAATGTATTTTATTTCTTTATCTAAGCCCAAGCGTTTAATACCAGCTAGAGCTAAAATAATAGCGTCAAATTCTTTTGCTTTAAGTTTTTCTAAACGAGAGTTTATATTACCTCTTAAAGATATGATATTTAAATCAGGTCTTAGTGCTAAAAGCTGCATTTTTCTTCTAAGACTTGTTGTGCCTACCTTTGCTCCTTTTGGTAAAGTATTTAAATCTTCATAGTATTCACTTAAAAAAGCATCATTTACTATCTCTC is a genomic window containing:
- the fliD gene encoding flagellar filament capping protein FliD is translated as MAIGSLGSLGIGSGVLTSDTLNKLKEAEMNAHLKLYNSQLETNTSRQKDLAELEAKLLAFQTAVNSLGDASQFNQKKVSPSVSGDSAAASLTVGSLSNLKNMKVVVDQLAQKDVYQSNGFKDKTATVMGSLGIEGQDGKASFTITQDGKDYKIDIDKSTTVTQLAEKINAATGGKVEAKIVNTGDKENPYRLVVQSAETGTKNNISFSGDEDLLKGMGWELDKNSISAGGLYGFRENGNNDKTQIKGTLSSKPNGSDKLLNSGDGKTSLTFVVKNGDTYDRYTIDIDENTTYDSLAEQISKKTNGKVNLELTDTGATFKTTNGAELGIFDGGYAVDEDGNVDKANYARDNKATNLLSEKFGITLDTNTPQGYNVKAGNENHIQKGMDAIFSVDGVKMTRPTNTITDIGPDITLELKQKGEISFNVTQDTEALSQSLENLAKSYNDLMLNITAATKYDPDAGTKGNFVGVSSIYNIKSEINNILLKTITVDGTITVGDSESSEGTKVSSKVSLSLADYGLTLSDGTLTFDSSKFNTKFNEDPEMAEKFFVGHNGFEDIDLVGDKVKLDEDIDFKDKNFKIIYNDETIDLSKTKNGDDFKITGNNATERAQSLVDHINSFGLEGLEASFEIVKQGSEEQIQFKIKGTSGSNLEIQGDKDFLKKFGLSPKTIYSQYKEESGTFGILKNTMKEMMSSEGSFGGYKASLNKEADYLNKVTEDTKKSIESRYDTMWAKWAAYDGIIAKLNSQANVITNMINAANNQKS
- a CDS encoding FlaG family protein, with the translated sequence MDISNIQRDNKSLTHFNNTKNIERASLENTKQVNLNNQDENLNEKLKNATEKLNHQMETLETNVRFAYNDKINAMYVNVTEKDTGKLIRKIPSEEVMKLIEHFKGVIGTIFDKES
- a CDS encoding menaquinone biosynthesis decarboxylase is translated as MQKFINILKENNLLKVIDEPVDINLEMAHLAYIEVKKENSKALLFTNAVKNGKKYDYPVLLNTFCNEKALNLAFGKHYEEVAKEISSLLKMHIPQSFSAKLDFFKTLIGFKNIPPKRIRKDGEFTYKSLNSLYDIPILKTWEKDVAPFITMGQVYTQSFDGKQNNLGMYRLQVVDEKTLLMHWQIHKDASHFFHEYKKLNQKMPVSIAIGGEPLYIWCAQAPLPKGIFELLLYGFIKKKPAILAKCKSNDLYVPYNSDFVIEGFVDPNEFAPEGPFGDHTGFYTPVELCPVLRIEKIFAKKDAIYQATVVGKPPLEDKYMGLGTERIFLPLLQTSAPDLLDYNMPENGVFHNLILAKIETKYPAHAKQIMHTFWGVGQMSFVKHAIFVDENAPCLKNYDELIPYILNRFDEEKLLISEGICDQLDHASSTYCYGGKAGLDACGNEKKVELEILNDESLLQLLKEKEENILNLKQFYTQTFAPICVILIDKKEKISYVFEKLQIHKKHFRILVFLNQDAILENPYMLIWRVVNNIDAKRDIFIKKDCVCIDATNKGLLEDYHKDWPLMTNCSKNIIDKLISKKLLPNDKDFFKKFEIF
- the hemC gene encoding hydroxymethylbilane synthase — encoded protein: MKLTIATRKSQLALWQSEYVKEKLLNNHSNLEISLEGFKTKGDVLLDSPLAKIGGKGLFTKELEESMLRGDAHLAVHSLKDVPSFFPDGLVLAAISKREIVNDAFLSEYYEDLNTLPKGAKVGTTSLRRKMQLLALRPDLNIISLRGNINSRLEKLKAKEFDAIILALAGIKRLGLDKEIKYIRTFELDEMIPAASQGALGIESIDDKQILTYLECLNDENAFIETHIERDFIKTLEGGCQVPIGINAKIIDEKIEIRAIVGLPNASKILKEKRVIDKQDYTNAGEFLAKEMIKKGAKEILKEAESMI